One window of Henckelia pumila isolate YLH828 unplaced genomic scaffold, ASM3356847v2 CTG_525:::fragment_3, whole genome shotgun sequence genomic DNA carries:
- the LOC140873341 gene encoding transcription factor MYB14-like, which produces MGRSPCCDKTKVKRGPWSPDEDSTLKNYVEKYGTGGNWIALPNKAGLKRCGKSCRLRWLNYLRPDIKHGGFTKEEDDIILTLYHNIGSRWSVIASHLPRRTDNDVKNYWNTKLKKKLMAANTATATAADSDTSNVTNLARTSSDSEASLSTINYSDNWYENAYTQVINDSQTLQVLDQDEQAFPVPSFIENPRNYSDFCGFPVTSEEVSGHLWPSFFEDLDANLSRSIWSNESVEDYKFPVDLGAGLVSYEYDHLLNAYI; this is translated from the exons ATGGGAAGATCACCTTGTTGTGACAAAACAAAAGTGAAGAGAGGGCCATGGTCCCCTGACGAGGATTCTACTCTGAAGAACTACGTCGAAAAATATGGCACCGGTGGAAATTGGATAGCACTACCAAACAAAGCAG GATTGAAGCGATGCGGGAAGAGTTGTAGGTTGAGGTGGCTGAATTATCTGAGACCAGACATTAAGCATGGAGGATTCACCAAGGAAGAAGATGACATTATATTGACTTTATATCATAACATTGGAAGCAG aTGGTCTGTGATAGCTTCTCATCTTCCCCGAAGGACAGACAACGACGTGAAAAATTACTGGAACACCAAGTTGAAGAAGAAGCTAATGGCCGCTAATACGGCCACCGCCACAGCCGCTGACAGCGACACTAGCAATGTCACGAATCTAGCAAGAACTAGTTCAGATTCAGAAGCATCGCTTAGTACCATTAATTACTCTGATAACTGGTATGAAAATGCTTATACACAAGTGATTAATGATTCACAAACACTACAAGTTCTTGATCAAGACGAGCAGGCCTTCCCAGTCCCGTCATTCATCGAAAACCCGCGAAACTATTCGGATTTCTGTGGATTTCCAGTGACATCTGAGGAAGTTTCAGGCCATCTTTGGCCTTCATTTTTCGAAGACCTCGATGCCAATTTGAGTCGATCGATATGGTCTAATGAATCAGTAGAAGATTATAAATTTCCAGTTGATTTGGGGGCTGGATTAGTTTCGTACGAATATGATCATCTGCTAAATGCGTACATTTAA